AAACTTTACATGGGAGCTTATCGCAATCATCAGTCTTTTATGGAAACCATCACCAACAATATGCTGGAAGATTTTGTTTCAAAACTTTCCCCGCTCTGGATAAGGGTTAAAGGGCTTTTTGTTCCCAGAGGCGGAACCAAGCTCCATGTATTTGCAGAGGAATATAAAGAGGATTCAGAGCATTACGAAAAAGTTCGCGAAGTTGTACGTGAATGGAAATCAGAATCAGGAAGGCATGAATCCTGATCCTTAATATTTCTTATGTTTTTATGGTTCTTTTAAACATAGTTGTGGCTGATGTTGATTTTTAAGTAGGTTGATTAATTTTGACTTTGCTACCTGCATTAGGCTTTTCTGTGACCTTTAAATAGGATATAAGTGTAAAGAACTTTTATTCGTCAGAATCAACGGAGGTCTTTATATGCTGACCTATGAGCAGATTTTTGAGTCCGGGGATATTGAAAACCTTGCACAGCGTCTGGTTTATGAAGAACTCGTTGCAATTGTAGAGGGTAATAAAATTTCCTTTTGCCTTTGTGATATTTGTGTCCATGACATTGTCTGTCTGACTCTTAACAAAGTTCCGGGATTTTATACTTCCAGTATTCTGGAGCGTCTGGTGCCTAGTGAAGAGTTTCAGTCACAGTATGAACAGTTGCGTCTGCTGATTAGAAAAGTTCTGCCCGAATCTATAGAACTGGTAAAGGAACATTCTCACCACTAAAGTGTTTCTGCTCCGGAATATGCTTTAAGTGTTGTTTTTCGTATTATCCTAATGAATTTCATTGCTAACCGGCGGGAAAAATGTCTTCGAAGATTAAATTTTTTACTTTGCTTGCGTTGTTGGGCCTGACCTTTGCTTTGAGCGGCTGTTTTGATGATGGTAAAAAAGAGAAGGCTGCCGTCAAAGCCGTTCCCTTGAAAGTCATCAAAGTTAAAACCCATGATGTTCCCATTAAAGGTGAATATGTCGGACAGATAGCGGCAACAAAAACTGTTGATATTAAATCACGTGTTCAGGGATATCTTGAAAAGTGGACTTTTAAAGAGGGCCAGCTGGTCAAGAAAGGTGATGTGCTTTTCCTTATTGATCCAAGGCAGTACAAGGAAGCCCTGAAACAGGCTAACGCGGAACTGGCCAGAACCAGAGCTTCACTTAGGAAGGCTACTACTGATTATCGCAGGTTTCAGGCGCTGCTTAAACAGGGTGCTGTCAGCCGTGAAGAATTTGATACCAAAAGTACTGACAAGCAGGTTCTGGAAGCCCAGCTTGATAATGATATGGCCGCAGTTGCCTCGGCAAAACTGAATTTAGGATATACCACCATTTCCGCGCCGATGGACGGCATTATAGGCCGGACTCAGGTTAATATCGGTGACCTTATCAAAGATGAAACCCTGACTAAAATCTCCTCTATTGATCCTGTTTATGTAAATTTCAGTATCCCTGAAAAAGAATACCTTATCGCAATACGTGAAATTGAGAAAAGAAAGAAAGCCGGGGAGAAATCTCCTATAGGTAATTTACAGATGATCCTTGCCGACGGAGGCACATATCCGCACAACGGAACTTTCAGCATGGCTGACCGTGCGGTGGATTCTTCCACAGGAACTCTCGGGATAAGAGCCGTATTTCCAAACCCTGAGCACATCTTAAGGGATGGACAGTACGCTAAAGTTGTTACCAGACTGAAAACTTTTAAA
Above is a window of Maridesulfovibrio bastinii DSM 16055 DNA encoding:
- a CDS encoding late competence development ComFB family protein — protein: MLTYEQIFESGDIENLAQRLVYEELVAIVEGNKISFCLCDICVHDIVCLTLNKVPGFYTSSILERLVPSEEFQSQYEQLRLLIRKVLPESIELVKEHSHH
- a CDS encoding efflux RND transporter periplasmic adaptor subunit — encoded protein: MSSKIKFFTLLALLGLTFALSGCFDDGKKEKAAVKAVPLKVIKVKTHDVPIKGEYVGQIAATKTVDIKSRVQGYLEKWTFKEGQLVKKGDVLFLIDPRQYKEALKQANAELARTRASLRKATTDYRRFQALLKQGAVSREEFDTKSTDKQVLEAQLDNDMAAVASAKLNLGYTTISAPMDGIIGRTQVNIGDLIKDETLTKISSIDPVYVNFSIPEKEYLIAIREIEKRKKAGEKSPIGNLQMILADGGTYPHNGTFSMADRAVDSSTGTLGIRAVFPNPEHILRDGQYAKVVTRLKTFKDALTVPARAVLDTQGSKSLLVVSANSTVIEKSVKIAYSNDKLSIIESGINDGALIIADGVKKIRPGTRVEPEIVDDPTLPGKTADSKQ